A single Funiculus sociatus GB2-C1 DNA region contains:
- a CDS encoding photosystem I assembly protein Ycf4, which produces MTAPTTTTPSRVLRQKVLGSRRLSNYWWATVVSVGATGFLLAGISSYLKVNLLPFADPTQLTFIPQGVAMGFYGICGLLLAIYLWLVIILDVGGGYNEFNQETEFVRIFRWGFPGKNRQIEITCRTQDVQAVRVEIKEGLNPRRAIYLRVKGRRDITLTRVGEPISLSALENQGAELARFLEVPIEGL; this is translated from the coding sequence ATGACTGCACCGACAACAACCACTCCTTCCCGCGTTCTCCGTCAAAAAGTTTTAGGCTCTCGCCGCTTGAGTAACTACTGGTGGGCAACCGTAGTCTCCGTAGGAGCTACTGGCTTCCTGCTGGCTGGAATTTCTAGCTACCTGAAAGTGAATCTGCTGCCCTTTGCTGACCCCACCCAGCTAACTTTCATCCCCCAAGGAGTAGCGATGGGTTTCTACGGCATCTGCGGTTTGCTCCTAGCGATCTACCTGTGGCTAGTCATCATTTTGGACGTAGGCGGCGGTTACAACGAGTTTAATCAAGAGACAGAATTCGTTCGGATCTTCCGGTGGGGCTTTCCAGGGAAAAACCGCCAGATTGAAATCACCTGTCGGACACAAGACGTGCAAGCAGTTCGAGTGGAGATTAAAGAAGGACTTAACCCCCGTCGAGCAATTTATTTGCGCGTCAAGGGACGCCGAGATATTACTCTGACCAGAGTAGGTGAACCGATATCCCTGTCAGCTCTGGAAAATCAGGGAGCAGAGCTGGCTCGTTTCTTAGAAGTGCCAATCGAAGGTCTGTAA